In Ochrobactrum sp. Marseille-Q0166, a single genomic region encodes these proteins:
- the exbB gene encoding tonB-system energizer ExbB yields MTGFWRKSFTVAAMGVGLLAFVGSAAAQTATEPATTNPAATSPTPAPAAPAPVAPAASEPATPPAGNPATVAPESQNPVAPAPVAPNADQPAATAPAGEAEAPQVAPQSAQPVTTAEEAATAQPAFVLPHDLSPWGMFMAADWVVKSVMIGLAVASILTWTIWVAKSLELAGARSRAKRALKVIGHSATLSEAVRSLDGVKGPATILVRAADDEVRLSGPALSRAGGDGLKERVSSRLSRIEAKAGRRLSKGTGILATIGSVAPFVGLFGTVWGIMNSFIGISQAQTTNLAVVAPGIAEALLATAIGLVAAIPAVVIYNVFARSITGYRSLLADASAGVERLVSRDFDFRTAGVSEGKLHAAE; encoded by the coding sequence ATGACGGGTTTTTGGCGAAAGAGCTTCACTGTTGCGGCGATGGGTGTGGGGCTGTTGGCATTTGTTGGTTCTGCGGCTGCGCAAACAGCGACTGAACCTGCCACAACCAACCCGGCCGCCACAAGCCCAACCCCTGCGCCAGCCGCTCCGGCACCTGTCGCGCCGGCCGCAAGTGAACCTGCTACACCTCCAGCAGGCAATCCTGCGACAGTCGCGCCTGAAAGCCAGAATCCGGTGGCACCGGCTCCCGTTGCTCCTAATGCTGATCAGCCAGCGGCAACAGCACCGGCAGGTGAAGCTGAGGCTCCACAAGTTGCACCTCAGTCTGCACAGCCTGTCACGACTGCCGAAGAAGCCGCAACAGCGCAGCCAGCTTTTGTCCTGCCACACGATCTTTCGCCTTGGGGCATGTTCATGGCTGCCGACTGGGTGGTCAAGTCGGTTATGATCGGACTGGCTGTTGCATCAATTTTAACATGGACAATCTGGGTTGCGAAATCGCTTGAACTTGCTGGCGCACGCAGCCGTGCAAAGCGCGCTTTGAAAGTTATCGGTCATTCCGCAACACTTTCTGAAGCTGTTCGTTCGCTTGATGGTGTGAAAGGTCCGGCTACAATTCTTGTGCGCGCGGCTGACGATGAAGTGCGCCTTTCCGGTCCTGCATTGTCACGTGCTGGTGGTGATGGTCTTAAAGAGCGCGTGTCTTCGCGTCTGTCACGTATTGAAGCGAAAGCGGGACGTCGTCTGTCCAAGGGAACGGGCATCCTGGCAACAATCGGCTCCGTTGCGCCGTTCGTGGGCCTTTTTGGTACCGTTTGGGGGATTATGAATTCGTTTATCGGCATCAGTCAGGCACAGACGACCAATCTTGCAGTTGTCGCTCCGGGTATTGCTGAAGCACTGCTCGCAACAGCTATCGGCCTTGTTGCTGCTATCCCGGCTGTTGTTATCTATAACGTATTCGCACGCTCGATCACTGGCTACCGTTCGCTCCTCGCTGATGCGAGTGCAGGCGTTGAGCGTCTCGTAAGCCGTGATTTCGACTTCAGGACCGCTGGTGTGTCTGAAGGCAAGCTGCACGCTGCGGAGTAA
- a CDS encoding Fur family transcriptional regulator, producing MNESHKKPDYEQELRQAGVRITRPRRIILNILTETEDHPDALEIFRRAVVIDSSISLSTVYRTMKLLEELGAIHRHAFAGGPSRFEQASGAHHDHIIDMDSGDVVEFRSDKIEKLQEEIARELGYEIVHHRLELYCKKTKS from the coding sequence ATGAATGAATCACACAAGAAACCCGATTATGAACAGGAACTGCGGCAGGCAGGCGTAAGGATTACGCGACCTCGCCGGATTATCCTGAACATTTTGACAGAGACTGAGGATCATCCAGATGCGCTGGAGATTTTCAGGCGTGCTGTTGTGATTGATAGCAGTATTTCTTTGTCGACCGTCTATCGTACGATGAAGTTGCTTGAAGAACTGGGCGCCATCCATCGCCATGCATTTGCCGGTGGACCATCTCGTTTTGAGCAGGCAAGCGGCGCACATCACGATCATATTATCGATATGGACTCGGGTGATGTGGTCGAGTTTCGCTCAGATAAAATTGAAAAGCTTCAGGAAGAGATAGCCCGCGAACTGGGCTACGAGATTGTGCATCACCGTCTCGAACTTTATTGCAAAAAAACTAAATCCTGA
- a CDS encoding CHASE3 domain-containing protein, with protein MPSSFSSGLLKPSIRPIAVIVSLSLVLLSALITLFLSAGVNSQIVDISKNFELREQVGKVTRIAYNIELSRRGYLLTLDDSYLDLYQDSIVNIDRTLSDLAVLTKDNPQQDGRLKTIKALTEHAHEDVRQTIELAKAGNVQEAIKKMRSDEGKILMNQLADTVAQFIHTEEQELTARNAHIDAMRYWMTAASVVALISGAILAFLLFSRFQRTVRMLFEGHSVLLSQNELLEEHVRERTAELEHERAIAERERKRVEILLQDSNHRIGNSLATVSSLLGLQLRQTRSEEARAALSAARDRVQTVSTAHRRLRLGEDMETTRVDEFLETVIEDIRHSIGEDRKISFETDLEPLDLKARDVTTIGIILGELVTNAIKHAFKGQAEGIISVSFKQDADIGIPVLVVEDNGIGLQHDDAASVKEQGGLGTLVVEQLCMQFGEKPDYSVCENGSGTKVTVRLSRLTAHDEDDGVDTSK; from the coding sequence TTGCCTTCATCTTTTTCCAGTGGACTCTTAAAGCCCTCGATACGTCCGATCGCAGTGATTGTGTCGCTGAGCCTTGTATTGCTGTCCGCTTTGATCACCCTGTTCCTGTCTGCGGGCGTGAATAGCCAGATTGTTGATATTTCCAAGAATTTCGAGCTGCGAGAGCAGGTCGGTAAAGTGACGCGTATTGCATATAATATTGAATTGAGCCGTCGGGGCTATTTGCTGACCTTAGATGACAGCTATCTTGATCTTTATCAGGACTCGATTGTCAATATCGACCGGACGCTGTCTGATCTCGCTGTTTTAACGAAAGACAATCCACAGCAGGACGGACGGCTGAAGACAATAAAAGCACTTACCGAACATGCGCATGAGGACGTGCGGCAGACTATTGAACTTGCCAAGGCAGGAAATGTCCAAGAAGCGATAAAAAAAATGCGCAGCGATGAGGGGAAAATCCTCATGAATCAGCTTGCTGACACTGTAGCGCAATTCATACACACCGAAGAACAGGAACTCACTGCGCGTAACGCACATATAGACGCGATGCGCTATTGGATGACAGCAGCATCGGTGGTGGCGCTCATTTCCGGTGCAATTCTGGCATTCTTGCTCTTTTCCCGCTTTCAAAGGACTGTTCGTATGCTCTTTGAAGGACACTCAGTTCTTTTGTCTCAAAATGAACTGCTTGAGGAGCATGTCCGGGAGCGTACAGCGGAATTGGAACATGAACGCGCTATCGCTGAACGCGAACGCAAGCGTGTCGAAATATTGTTGCAGGATTCTAATCATCGCATCGGGAACTCCCTTGCGACTGTTTCTTCATTGCTTGGGTTACAATTGCGACAAACACGGAGCGAAGAAGCGCGTGCGGCACTTTCCGCGGCACGCGACCGTGTTCAGACGGTCTCGACCGCGCATCGTAGATTGCGTCTTGGCGAAGACATGGAAACGACCCGGGTTGATGAATTTTTGGAAACAGTGATTGAAGATATTCGTCATTCAATAGGTGAAGACCGTAAGATCAGTTTTGAGACGGATCTGGAGCCGCTTGATTTGAAAGCGCGGGACGTGACCACAATAGGTATCATTCTTGGTGAGCTGGTCACAAATGCAATCAAGCACGCGTTTAAAGGACAGGCCGAAGGCATAATATCCGTCAGCTTCAAGCAAGATGCGGATATCGGCATTCCCGTGCTGGTCGTTGAGGATAACGGAATAGGCCTACAGCATGACGATGCCGCAAGCGTCAAAGAGCAGGGCGGCTTGGGAACTCTGGTGGTTGAACAGCTTTGTATGCAGTTTGGTGAAAAGCCCGATTATTCTGTTTGTGAAAATGGATCGGGTACAAAAGTTACCGTGCGCCTTTCGAGGCTTACAGCACATGATGAAGACGATGGCGTCGATACATCGAAATAA
- a CDS encoding TonB family protein, with amino-acid sequence MDRLPPEHPPIKNVASSDSHHHSFWRDAGRWIGAGVIVLTVHAAGAYAVSVSQDDDQPDGAQVAAMVIELAPEPEAPMEEQVSEAPQQETAVEPEEQVEPEPVPEEIKEPEPEPEPEPAEVPEEVIPDVVEAPKPEVAVPLPVKKPEPKIEKPKVEKPKVEKPKPVKKVEKPKPKKAEKAVETREASAPRMDVDSGAKPVANRRGDNNASAGVSSNKWQSKLYAHLLRRTRSLQRQAGRGVKGTAQVAFVVDPSGNILSVRLASSSGNPVVDELAVQATRNSSPVPAPPAAIAKPRMPITVPIQFK; translated from the coding sequence ATGGACAGGCTTCCGCCCGAACATCCTCCTATTAAGAACGTGGCATCATCTGATAGCCATCATCATTCCTTTTGGCGTGATGCAGGGCGATGGATCGGTGCGGGCGTGATCGTTTTGACTGTCCATGCCGCAGGTGCTTATGCTGTGAGTGTGAGCCAGGACGATGATCAGCCGGATGGTGCGCAAGTCGCCGCGATGGTGATTGAGCTTGCACCTGAGCCAGAAGCGCCGATGGAAGAGCAGGTATCGGAAGCACCGCAGCAAGAGACTGCTGTAGAGCCTGAAGAGCAGGTTGAGCCTGAGCCGGTTCCTGAAGAAATCAAGGAACCCGAACCGGAGCCTGAGCCAGAACCTGCCGAGGTGCCGGAAGAAGTGATCCCGGATGTCGTTGAAGCACCAAAGCCTGAAGTTGCCGTGCCGCTTCCCGTCAAAAAGCCGGAACCAAAGATCGAGAAGCCAAAGGTTGAAAAACCCAAGGTCGAGAAGCCGAAGCCGGTGAAGAAGGTTGAAAAGCCGAAGCCTAAGAAGGCTGAAAAGGCTGTGGAAACCCGTGAAGCCAGCGCACCGCGCATGGATGTTGATTCAGGTGCCAAGCCCGTTGCCAACCGCCGTGGCGACAACAATGCCTCAGCTGGTGTCAGCTCGAACAAGTGGCAGTCGAAGCTTTACGCTCATTTACTGCGTCGCACACGATCTTTGCAGCGTCAGGCTGGACGAGGTGTTAAGGGGACTGCACAGGTTGCGTTCGTGGTTGATCCATCCGGTAATATTCTGTCTGTGAGGCTGGCAAGCTCATCGGGCAATCCGGTGGTTGATGAACTTGCAGTACAAGCCACGCGTAATTCATCACCGGTGCCAGCGCCGCCTGCAGCAATTGCCAAGCCACGCATGCCCATTACGGTGCCAATCCAGTTTAAGTAA
- a CDS encoding NepR family anti-sigma factor, translated as MMDKKNLQANGAGVRLNGRVQKDILGPNCEVGLKLKALYTSIQDETIPDRFLDLLEKLDQAEQESTREHRTGSVG; from the coding sequence ATGATGGATAAGAAAAACCTTCAAGCGAACGGAGCCGGTGTCCGGCTCAATGGGCGCGTCCAGAAGGACATTTTAGGGCCGAATTGTGAAGTCGGTCTTAAGTTGAAAGCGCTTTACACCTCAATACAGGACGAGACCATTCCGGATCGTTTTCTCGACCTGCTGGAAAAACTTGATCAGGCTGAACAGGAGAGTACGCGTGAGCACAGAACGGGTTCTGTCGGCTGA
- a CDS encoding DUF1328 domain-containing protein, which translates to MLYYALVFLVVALVAGALGFGGIAGASAGIAQILFFVFLALLVISLIASVVRKA; encoded by the coding sequence ATGCTTTATTACGCTCTGGTATTTCTTGTCGTAGCTCTTGTAGCAGGCGCGCTCGGCTTTGGCGGCATTGCTGGCGCTTCCGCCGGTATAGCGCAGATACTGTTTTTCGTATTTCTTGCTTTGTTGGTTATTTCCCTCATCGCTTCGGTGGTGCGAAAGGCCTAA
- the exbD gene encoding TonB system transport protein ExbD, which produces MAGKIRDGGGDDLELNHEINVTPFIDVMLVLLIIFMVAAPLATVDINVDLPASTATPAPRPDKPIYVTLKDDLTISVGNDTIMREALGAKLDGVSENNKEARVFLRADKAVGYGELMRVMNLLREAGYLKIALVGLETIGATDGAAPAGDPSPATQPAAQGAQ; this is translated from the coding sequence ATGGCTGGCAAAATTCGCGACGGCGGTGGCGACGATCTCGAGCTCAATCACGAAATCAACGTGACGCCATTCATTGACGTTATGCTGGTTCTGCTGATTATCTTCATGGTTGCGGCACCCTTGGCCACAGTTGATATCAATGTTGATCTTCCTGCATCGACTGCAACACCCGCGCCACGACCAGACAAGCCAATCTATGTGACGCTTAAGGACGATCTGACGATCAGTGTCGGCAACGATACGATTATGCGTGAGGCTCTCGGTGCGAAGCTTGATGGTGTGTCTGAAAACAACAAGGAAGCACGGGTCTTTCTTCGTGCCGACAAAGCTGTCGGCTATGGCGAATTGATGCGCGTGATGAATTTGTTGCGTGAAGCAGGCTATCTCAAGATCGCGTTGGTTGGGCTTGAAACCATTGGCGCAACCGATGGCGCTGCTCCTGCCGGCGATCCGTCACCGGCCACTCAGCCCGCTGCACAGGGAGCCCAGTAA
- a CDS encoding lysozyme inhibitor LprI family protein: MVQTNGERVDAVKYSAVLSLALGISALAPMTAFAQAGFDCGKASTKTEKAICSHSEIAEADRAMSIAYAALIDRSDSGLKEALREDQTAFLKQRSEAFESHLSNPEMRLEGLHYRTEQRAELFNWISVTNGSSLEGNWQNAWGSIKVEKKSPTQLAVNIDVADQANGSWVCSFEGTVQLKSAGEAVYQGEGGPLTLKLDGAVLKVPTPFCDASTSGGYGSAAGTYFRVGA, encoded by the coding sequence TTGGTCCAGACAAACGGTGAAAGGGTTGATGCTGTGAAATATTCTGCCGTTTTAAGTTTGGCGTTGGGGATCTCTGCATTGGCACCCATGACTGCGTTTGCTCAGGCTGGGTTTGATTGTGGTAAAGCTTCTACAAAAACAGAGAAAGCGATTTGTTCACACAGCGAGATTGCAGAAGCTGATCGCGCAATGTCGATAGCTTATGCTGCCCTGATTGATCGGTCAGATTCCGGCCTGAAAGAAGCGCTCCGTGAAGATCAGACAGCTTTTCTAAAGCAACGTTCAGAGGCATTCGAAAGCCATTTATCTAACCCTGAAATGCGGCTTGAAGGTTTGCATTATCGCACCGAGCAACGCGCGGAACTATTCAATTGGATTTCGGTCACCAACGGCTCCTCTCTTGAAGGCAACTGGCAAAATGCGTGGGGCAGCATCAAGGTTGAGAAGAAATCGCCCACTCAGCTCGCTGTGAATATTGATGTTGCAGATCAGGCCAATGGTAGCTGGGTCTGCAGCTTTGAAGGAACGGTTCAGCTAAAGAGCGCGGGTGAAGCGGTGTATCAAGGAGAGGGCGGACCACTGACCCTGAAACTTGATGGTGCTGTGCTCAAAGTTCCCACTCCTTTTTGTGATGCATCCACCTCGGGGGGCTATGGATCAGCAGCCGGCACGTATTTTCGCGTTGGCGCATAG
- a CDS encoding RNA polymerase sigma factor — MAQFKRELLASLPSLRAFAVSLIGQHDRADDLVQDTIMKAWAKQESFELGTNIKAWLFTILRNEFYTQMRKRGREVQDTDGVFSEQLAVHPSQYGTLDLQDFKVALDKLPDDQREAIILIGASGFAYEEAAEICGCAVGTIKSRVSRARTRLQELLQIDGEADYGPDANSSRATLRSFA; from the coding sequence ATGGCGCAGTTCAAGCGCGAGCTTCTCGCGTCTTTGCCCAGCCTGCGCGCATTTGCGGTATCATTGATCGGTCAACATGATCGAGCGGATGATCTCGTCCAGGATACGATTATGAAAGCCTGGGCTAAACAAGAATCGTTTGAGTTGGGCACGAATATCAAAGCCTGGCTTTTTACAATTCTAAGAAATGAATTTTACACGCAGATGCGTAAACGTGGTCGGGAAGTTCAAGATACAGACGGAGTCTTTAGCGAGCAGTTGGCGGTCCATCCGTCGCAATATGGTACGCTCGATTTGCAGGACTTCAAGGTTGCACTCGATAAACTGCCCGATGATCAGCGTGAAGCTATCATCCTGATCGGTGCTTCCGGCTTCGCCTACGAAGAGGCCGCCGAGATTTGCGGTTGTGCCGTCGGCACAATCAAGAGTCGTGTCAGTCGTGCTCGTACGCGCTTACAGGAATTATTGCAAATTGATGGCGAGGCTGATTATGGCCCTGATGCGAACTCTTCCCGCGCGACTTTGAGAAGTTTTGCCTGA
- a CDS encoding DUF883 family protein — MARGTTSTRKIEEKIEDALTDSTTEDLQTQVEQLKEDIAAIAATLSNLGSQTLRDAKRTAKETYNSAYIQGEDVVGDLKNKAQDVEAQLTETVRARPIASLATAVGVGYLLALLSRR, encoded by the coding sequence ATGGCGCGCGGAACAACCAGCACGCGGAAGATCGAAGAAAAAATCGAAGATGCTCTGACAGATTCGACGACAGAAGACCTTCAAACTCAAGTTGAGCAGCTCAAGGAAGATATTGCTGCGATTGCAGCTACCCTCTCCAATCTTGGCTCACAGACCCTTCGCGATGCCAAACGCACCGCAAAAGAAACGTATAATAGCGCATATATTCAGGGCGAAGATGTCGTTGGCGATCTGAAAAACAAAGCACAGGATGTTGAAGCCCAGCTGACAGAGACTGTGCGCGCACGACCGATTGCATCGCTTGCAACGGCGGTGGGCGTTGGATATTTGCTCGCCCTGCTCTCACGTCGCTGA
- a CDS encoding linear amide C-N hydrolase: MSRFTRILAVLTAATALMTAEVQACTRIVYHGEAGRILTGRNMDFKDPMVSNFWVFPRGMKRNGEAGSRSMEWTSKYGSLAVSGYDISTVDGLNEAGLNASLLWLNATQFPKDDDATPRMSLAIWAQFYLDQFPTVAEAIEYTRSHPFQVVSGEVPGRPGSLAPLHLTLSDASGDSAVLEWIGGELKIYHDRSYQVVTNDPPFDFQLSNQKYWSAVDSLNFLPGSGRSEDRFVRAGFYVNAVTQTEDPRIAASAVFSVIRNASVPYGISLPDAPNLSTTRWRVVADHKSLTFHAESATSPNVFWVDLKKLDFSEGAKVRKLDVGVDMSRVLVGETSDAFVEEKPFVFQAAE, translated from the coding sequence ATGTCACGCTTCACACGTATCCTTGCCGTGCTCACCGCAGCGACTGCGCTAATGACGGCAGAAGTCCAGGCCTGCACGCGGATTGTCTATCATGGGGAGGCCGGGCGCATTCTTACTGGCCGCAATATGGATTTCAAAGATCCAATGGTAAGTAATTTCTGGGTTTTCCCGCGCGGAATGAAGCGTAATGGCGAAGCAGGCTCCCGCTCGATGGAGTGGACTTCGAAATACGGCAGCCTTGCCGTGTCGGGTTATGATATCTCGACGGTCGATGGCTTGAATGAAGCCGGCCTCAATGCAAGCCTGTTATGGCTGAATGCAACGCAGTTTCCGAAAGACGATGATGCGACGCCGCGAATGTCGCTGGCAATATGGGCGCAATTCTATCTCGATCAGTTTCCAACTGTTGCTGAGGCAATAGAATATACACGCAGCCATCCGTTCCAGGTCGTGAGCGGCGAAGTTCCTGGTCGTCCGGGCAGTCTTGCTCCCCTCCATCTCACACTTTCTGACGCTTCTGGCGACAGCGCTGTTTTGGAATGGATTGGCGGGGAATTGAAAATCTATCATGACCGCTCGTATCAGGTGGTTACAAATGATCCGCCTTTTGATTTCCAGCTTTCCAATCAGAAATATTGGAGCGCTGTGGATTCCTTGAATTTTCTTCCAGGTAGCGGTCGCTCTGAAGACCGGTTTGTTCGTGCCGGTTTCTACGTCAACGCTGTGACGCAGACTGAAGATCCAAGAATTGCGGCTTCTGCTGTCTTTAGTGTGATCCGGAATGCATCGGTGCCTTATGGCATTAGCCTGCCTGATGCGCCTAATCTTTCGACGACTCGCTGGCGTGTCGTTGCAGACCACAAGAGTTTGACCTTCCACGCGGAGTCTGCGACATCACCGAATGTGTTCTGGGTCGATCTCAAGAAGCTCGATTTTTCGGAGGGCGCAAAAGTTCGTAAGCTGGATGTCGGCGTTGATATGAGCCGTGTGCTTGTCGGAGAAACCTCCGATGCATTTGTGGAAGAAAAACCTTTTGTTTTCCAGGCCGCGGAATAG
- a CDS encoding phage holin family protein — MLKLLAPVVATLAGDELKLLTGRAKRAALFGAVIAVFGLIAVVFLCVAAFLALAENYGGPIAALILAGLSLIIALLILAVMKIQAAAEEKKRKQRIEADKSALVATAAIATVPSILKRPILAAALPLAGIALVSLLSDKKKR, encoded by the coding sequence ATGCTGAAGCTTTTAGCACCAGTTGTCGCAACGCTTGCCGGGGATGAGTTGAAACTCCTCACCGGACGGGCGAAACGGGCGGCTCTTTTCGGAGCTGTCATTGCAGTCTTTGGCCTGATCGCCGTGGTGTTCCTGTGCGTTGCGGCTTTTCTGGCTCTCGCCGAGAATTATGGTGGACCGATTGCAGCACTTATTCTTGCAGGCCTTTCACTGATTATCGCTCTGCTCATCTTGGCTGTTATGAAGATTCAGGCAGCTGCGGAAGAAAAAAAGCGTAAACAGCGTATCGAGGCTGACAAGTCTGCCTTGGTGGCAACCGCAGCAATTGCGACGGTGCCGTCCATTCTCAAGCGACCCATTTTGGCTGCCGCCTTGCCGCTGGCAGGTATAGCGCTGGTTAGCCTGCTGTCAGACAAAAAGAAGCGGTGA
- a CDS encoding PAS domain-containing sensor histidine kinase, with amino-acid sequence MTTPDTPLKDIEPDTSRLRALLRAVRNSNICVLYQAPDLRYIWGENIPPYWKEKWKAGGRDCDFIFSTSAPRLEHAKRTALETGTAQNVELAINDGDKLRWIEFHIDCDRNSDGTIIGLVTTALEISELKRREQVLKTLLREVSHRSKNLLAIVQSIASQTARFTDTVDDFLLKFRGRIQSLSYSQDLVTDSNWHGALFLDLVHSQIEKYIDITDERLTIESDNNPYLFPGAALHIGLALHELIINATSFGGLSIPYGCVVISAKIHRNDEGDEELTFHWDETNPAMPDVKHDPRFGSAVLQRIVPAAVGGHADYRVDGNGAVYSLTVPAEQFDS; translated from the coding sequence ATGACGACACCAGATACTCCCCTCAAAGATATCGAGCCAGATACATCACGCTTGCGCGCACTCTTGCGAGCAGTCAGAAACAGTAATATTTGTGTTCTCTATCAGGCACCTGATCTCCGCTATATCTGGGGCGAAAACATACCGCCTTACTGGAAGGAAAAGTGGAAAGCTGGAGGACGGGATTGCGATTTCATTTTTTCCACGTCGGCTCCGCGACTGGAGCACGCAAAACGCACTGCCTTGGAAACAGGAACGGCGCAAAATGTTGAACTTGCCATTAACGATGGTGACAAGCTCCGCTGGATTGAATTCCATATCGATTGCGATCGCAATTCGGATGGGACTATAATCGGACTGGTAACGACAGCGCTTGAAATCAGTGAACTCAAACGTCGTGAACAGGTTTTAAAGACCCTGCTACGAGAGGTCAGTCACCGTTCAAAAAATCTGCTTGCCATAGTTCAAAGCATTGCGAGCCAAACGGCTCGATTTACCGATACGGTTGACGACTTTCTATTAAAGTTCCGTGGACGCATCCAGTCGCTTTCTTACTCACAGGATTTGGTGACGGATTCCAATTGGCATGGCGCGCTTTTTCTTGATCTCGTGCATTCGCAGATTGAAAAATATATCGATATCACCGATGAACGCCTGACAATAGAAAGTGATAACAACCCTTATCTGTTTCCGGGTGCCGCACTCCATATCGGCCTCGCACTACACGAACTGATTATAAACGCGACATCCTTTGGCGGCCTATCCATTCCCTATGGATGCGTGGTCATCTCGGCCAAGATTCACCGCAATGATGAAGGTGATGAAGAACTGACTTTCCATTGGGACGAAACAAATCCGGCCATGCCTGATGTCAAACATGATCCGCGTTTTGGCAGTGCTGTTCTCCAGCGCATCGTGCCAGCAGCCGTCGGCGGCCACGCGGATTATCGCGTTGACGGCAATGGTGCAGTTTATTCTCTCACCGTCCCTGCCGAACAATTCGATTCATAA
- a CDS encoding response regulator, whose translation MTLSTRIAPHLPYLRRFSRALTGTQASGDAYVAATLEALIADVSIFPQSSGDRIAVYRLFCNLYKTASVHVPEPASQFAWEKQAARNLSHIAPLPRQAFLLVAVEGFNEREAAEILELSEKEFSAILASASTEISRQVATRIMIIEDEPLIAMDIEQMVESLGHEVVGIARTKDEAVALYNKERPRMVLADIQLADGSSGIDAVNEILTDATVPVIFITAFPERLLTGERPEPTFLVTKPFNPDMVKALISQALFFEEAAEAAA comes from the coding sequence ATGACGTTATCGACGCGTATTGCGCCGCATCTTCCATATCTTCGCCGCTTTTCCCGCGCTTTGACTGGAACGCAAGCCTCGGGCGATGCCTATGTTGCAGCAACGCTGGAAGCATTGATTGCAGATGTTAGCATCTTCCCGCAGTCATCCGGAGACAGAATTGCGGTTTATCGCCTGTTCTGCAATCTGTACAAGACTGCATCGGTGCACGTTCCCGAACCAGCATCCCAATTCGCATGGGAAAAACAGGCAGCGCGCAATCTGTCGCATATTGCTCCATTGCCACGACAGGCTTTTCTGTTGGTTGCAGTGGAAGGATTTAATGAGCGCGAAGCTGCCGAGATTCTCGAACTAAGCGAAAAAGAATTCAGTGCTATTCTTGCGTCGGCTTCGACCGAGATTTCCAGACAGGTCGCAACCCGCATCATGATCATCGAAGATGAACCGTTGATCGCGATGGATATCGAACAGATGGTGGAAAGTCTGGGCCATGAAGTCGTCGGCATTGCCCGTACGAAAGATGAAGCTGTCGCGCTATACAACAAAGAAAGACCGCGCATGGTTCTGGCAGATATCCAGCTTGCGGATGGCAGTTCCGGCATTGATGCGGTTAATGAAATTCTCACCGATGCGACGGTTCCAGTCATTTTCATAACCGCTTTCCCAGAACGCCTTTTGACGGGTGAGCGTCCCGAACCTACCTTCCTTGTGACCAAGCCTTTCAATCCAGACATGGTCAAGGCTTTGATCAGTCAGGCTTTGTTTTTTGAGGAAGCCGCCGAAGCAGCTGCATAA